A region from the Mercenaria mercenaria strain notata chromosome 7, MADL_Memer_1, whole genome shotgun sequence genome encodes:
- the LOC123554588 gene encoding LOW QUALITY PROTEIN: UDP-glucuronic acid decarboxylase 1-like (The sequence of the model RefSeq protein was modified relative to this genomic sequence to represent the inferred CDS: inserted 1 base in 1 codon; deleted 1 base in 1 codon): MSLTDETDMHRRQAQFYEQAQAGKLQNTADLYHEIENLKMKVKQLEKGHKEYPKVPMLNYKDRKRILITGGAGFVGSHLVDKLMMQGHEVYVVDNFFTGRKKNVEHWIGHENFELIHADIVNPLFIEVDQIYHLASPASPPNYMYNPVKTLKTNTIGTINMLGLAKRCRARMLLSSTSEVYGDPEVHPQSEDYWGHVNPIGPRSCYDEGKRAAESLMYAYKKQEQVEIRVARIFNTFGPRMHMNDGRVVSNFILQSLQDQHITIYGKGEQTRSFQYXSDLVDGLEALMNSDYDQPVNIGNPDEYTINEFATAIKQRVGGKSKIIHKQSRDDDPSRRKPDISKLNSI, from the exons ATGTCTTTGACGGATGAAACAGACAT GCACAGAAGACAGGCACAGTTCTATGAACAGGCCCAGGCTGGAAAGCTTCAAAACACGGCAGATCTGTACCATGAAATAGAGAATCTTAAGATGAAAGTGAAACAGCTTGAGAAAGG GCACAAGGAGTATCCGAAGGTGCCGATGCTGAATTACAAGGACAGGAAAAGGATTCTG ATTACTGGTGGTGCAGGATTTGTTGGTTCACACCTTGTGGATAAGTTGATGATGCAGGGCCACGAAGTCTATGTTGTGGACAACTTCTTCACTGGGCGTAAGAAAAATGTAGAACACTGGATTGGACATGAAAACTTTGAGCTGATACATGCAGATATAGTAAACCCGCTCTTTATTGAAG TGGATCAGATATACCATCTGGCATCCCCTGCTTCCCCTCCAAACTACATGTACAACCCAGTGAAGACACTGAAAACCAATACCATAGGGACCATCAACATGCTTG GTTTAGCCAAAAGATGTAGAGCAAGGATGTTGTTGTCTTCTACATCTGAGGTGTATGGAG ACCCAGAAGTACATCCCCAGAGTGAAGATTATTGGGGTCATGTGAACCCTATAGGGCCCAGATCCTGTTATGATGAAGGCAAAAGAGCGGCTGAAAGCCTCATGTATGCTTACAAGAAACAG GAGCAAGTTGAAATTCGAGTGGCAAGGATTTTTAACACTTTTGGTCCACGTATGCACATGAATGATGGACGTGTTGTCTCAAACTTCATTCTGCAGTCATTGCAAGATCAGCATATCACA ATATATGGGAAGGGAGAGCAGACGAGATCATTCCAGT TAAGTGATCTGGTTGATGGTCTTGAGGCACTGATGAATAGTGACTATGATCAGCCAGTTAATATTGGAAATCCTGATGAGTACACGATAAATGAATTTGCTACAGCTATAAAACAAAGAGTTG GTGGCAAAAGCAAGATAATCCATAAACAGTCCCGTGAC GACGATCCAAGTAGACGTAAACCAGACATTTCCAAGCTAAACAGTATCTAA